The Halostella limicola genome includes the window CGGCTCCTTGCGCGCGGCGGCGACCCCGGCGGTCATGTTGTCCCCGGCGTAGCGCCAGTAGGAGTAGTTCTGCGTGGCGCGGACGCGGCCGAGCCAGCGGTCCGCGTTCGCGAGGAAGCCGTAGGCGTCGGCGAGTTCCTCGCCGTGGTAGTCCTTCGGCATGTTGTCCTCGATCCAGTTGATCATGTCGTCCGGCGTCTCGTCGACGTCGTAGGACGCGTACAGCGCCTCTTCCGCGTCGAGGTTCTTGATCACGTCGTCGAGATAGTCGAAGATGCCCTCGGTCTCGTCGCGCGTGCCGGTTATCACGTCGTCCTCGGTGAGGCGCTCGGTCTCCTCGGCGAGCGCCTGCAGGTCGTTGATCGCCGACCGGAGGTCGCCGCTGGTGTCGTCGGCGATGGCCTCGAGCGCCGCGTCCTCGTACTCGACGCCCTCCTGCCGGCAGATGTCCCGGAGGACTGGGACGATGGAGCGCGAGGAGACGTCGCGGAACTCGATCTCCCTGCAGGCGTTCCGGAGACCGTCGCTCATGTCGTAGAACTCGTTCGCGACGAGCACTATCGGCTGGTCGGCCTCCTTGACCACGCTCGTCACGGCGCGGGACCCGCCGTAGTCGGCGTTGCCGTGGAAGTTGTCGGCCTCGTCGAGGATCAGGAGCCGCCGACCGGCCTCGCCCGCAGTCAGCGTCCCCGACTTCGCAGCTTCTCCGGCGATCCGGTTCACGACGTCGCCGGTGCGCGAGTCGCTTGCGTTGAGTTCCATCACCGGC containing:
- a CDS encoding replication factor C large subunit, giving the protein MVDWTEKYRPSTLSEVRGNDKARDKLKQWAETWDEHREAAIVHGSPGVGKTSAAHALANDMGWPVMELNASDSRTGDVVNRIAGEAAKSGTLTAGEAGRRLLILDEADNFHGNADYGGSRAVTSVVKEADQPIVLVANEFYDMSDGLRNACREIEFRDVSSRSIVPVLRDICRQEGVEYEDAALEAIADDTSGDLRSAINDLQALAEETERLTEDDVITGTRDETEGIFDYLDDVIKNLDAEEALYASYDVDETPDDMINWIEDNMPKDYHGEELADAYGFLANADRWLGRVRATQNYSYWRYAGDNMTAGVAAARKEPKGGWTRYGPPSYWSKLGRTSGTRKQRDRIAREIAERSGTSIGTARREILPFLSTMTHHCKNRELTVAMAAAYDLDESDVSFITGSGETTNKVQGVVEDAQERRDEAIEDNAGGAFEGAVRDADDDAATPEAEGTDESVESDVESADADDAADDDGQSGLDDFM